In a single window of the Niabella ginsenosidivorans genome:
- a CDS encoding CTP synthase, whose amino-acid sequence MAKYVFVTGGVSSSLGKGIIAASLAKLLQARGLRVTIQKFDPYINIDPGTLNPYEHGECYVTEDGAETDLDLGHYERFLNIFTSQANNVTTGRIYQTVINKEREGAYLGKTVQVVPHITNEIKRRMMELGTTGQYDVVITEIGGTIGDIESLPFVEAIRQLQWELPDEDTVVIHLTLIPYLKAAKELKTKPTQHSVRMLSQEGVRPDIIVCRTEKPLTPELRRKIALFCNVRQEAVIESADQSTIYEVPMAMLREKLDLTVLKIMGITEYHEPELNKWRTFLDKLKYPKSIIRIGLIGKYLELQDAYKSILEAFVHAGAVNECQVQIVNVHSEYITPENVAEKLSGLDGLLVAPGFGLRGIEGKITAVKYAREDGLPFFGICLGMQMAAIEYARNVLGLAGANSTEMDEHAEDPVIDLMESQKNVTEKGGTMRLGAYDCDLKEGTLAAAIYGTQHISERHRHRWEFNNKYLEAFEKAGMVASGKNPESGLVEVIELPTHPFFIGVQFHPELKSTVENPHPIFVKFVEAALNYAAEHNVTVKKSDTVNVDL is encoded by the coding sequence ATGGCTAAGTATGTATTTGTGACCGGTGGAGTTTCCTCCTCGTTGGGTAAGGGTATTATTGCAGCATCGCTGGCAAAATTGTTACAGGCAAGAGGCCTGCGGGTTACTATACAAAAGTTTGATCCTTATATTAATATTGACCCGGGCACTTTAAACCCGTATGAGCATGGAGAATGCTACGTAACGGAAGATGGTGCAGAAACTGACCTGGACCTGGGGCATTATGAGCGCTTCCTGAATATTTTTACTTCCCAGGCTAATAATGTGACCACAGGTCGTATTTATCAAACGGTTATCAACAAGGAGCGCGAAGGTGCTTACCTGGGCAAGACGGTGCAGGTAGTACCACATATCACTAATGAGATCAAACGCCGGATGATGGAGCTGGGCACTACCGGCCAGTATGATGTGGTCATTACAGAAATCGGCGGTACCATTGGCGATATTGAAAGCCTGCCTTTTGTGGAAGCGATCCGTCAGTTGCAATGGGAACTGCCGGATGAAGATACCGTGGTGATCCACCTGACGCTGATTCCTTACCTGAAAGCCGCAAAGGAACTGAAAACCAAGCCCACACAGCATAGTGTGCGCATGCTGAGCCAGGAAGGCGTGCGCCCGGATATCATTGTCTGCAGAACGGAGAAACCGCTGACGCCGGAGCTGCGCCGCAAAATTGCATTGTTCTGTAACGTGCGCCAGGAGGCGGTTATTGAATCGGCCGATCAATCTACCATTTATGAAGTGCCGATGGCCATGCTGCGGGAAAAGCTGGATCTTACCGTGTTAAAGATCATGGGCATTACCGAATACCATGAACCGGAACTAAACAAATGGCGCACTTTTTTAGATAAGCTGAAATATCCGAAATCCATTATCCGCATCGGGCTGATCGGCAAATACCTGGAGCTGCAGGATGCTTACAAATCCATCCTGGAGGCATTTGTGCATGCCGGTGCCGTTAATGAATGCCAGGTGCAGATCGTAAATGTGCATAGTGAATACATTACCCCTGAAAATGTAGCAGAGAAATTAAGCGGGCTTGATGGCCTGCTGGTTGCCCCGGGTTTTGGTTTAAGGGGGATTGAAGGAAAGATCACGGCGGTAAAATATGCACGTGAGGACGGGTTGCCGTTCTTTGGTATTTGCCTGGGTATGCAGATGGCTGCTATTGAGTACGCGCGCAATGTATTGGGCCTGGCCGGAGCCAATTCCACGGAAATGGATGAGCATGCTGAAGATCCTGTGATTGACCTGATGGAGAGCCAGAAAAATGTAACGGAAAAAGGCGGCACCATGCGTTTGGGCGCCTATGACTGCGATTTAAAGGAGGGGACTTTAGCGGCTGCGATCTATGGCACGCAGCACATCAGTGAGCGGCACCGCCATCGTTGGGAGTTTAACAATAAATACCTGGAAGCGTTTGAAAAAGCCGGGATGGTTGCCAGCGGTAAAAACCCGGAGAGTGGTCTGGTAGAAGTGATTGAGCTGCCCACACACCCGTTTTTTATAGGCGTTCAGTTTCACCCCGAGCTGAAGAGCACGGTTGAAAACCCGCACCCCATTTTTGTAAAGTTTGTAGAAGCCGCGTTAAACTATGCTGCAGAGCATAATGTTACTGTAAAGAAAAGCGATACAGTAAATGTTGATTTATAA
- a CDS encoding M1 family aminopeptidase yields MNKYFLTICMAIATATAAGLQPLKAQVTETIPPGVDSVYRATPTKINDLVHTKLDVRFDYGKRYLYGKEWVTLKPQFYPTDSLTLDAKGMDIKTVALVNGKTTTPLKYTYDEEQLHIRLNKSYTRDEKYTLYIEYTAKPDELKVKGSAAITDAKGLYFINPDGTDKNKPVQIWTQGETESNSVWFPTIDKPNQKTTDEISMTVPGKYTTLSNGKLMAQKNNGDGTRTDTWKMDQPHSPYLFMMAIGDFKIYKDMPWKGKEINYYLEPKYAPYAKQIFGKTPEMIRFYSKTLGVDFPWVKYAQVVVRDYVSGAMENTTATLHGEHIQKTDRELLDGNEEGTIAHELFHQWFGDYVTAESWSNLTMNESFATFGEIIWNGHDKGKEGEDRSRYEKLAAYLRGTKNGISPALARYYYNDKEDVFDAVTYSKGSIILYALKNLLGDDAFYKGLQKYLQDNAYQNGEPQQLRLALEAVSGRDLSQYFNQWWYYGGHPVLDVTYGYNNGKATVHVKQIQDNAVQTFILPVKVDLYTGKNKVSKTLLINKREQDFSFDMSAKPDFIDFDADKIIVGEIKENKTIDDYTFQYKNAPSFANRVNALKFASHDKSDKAQQLLLAMLKDADGEIRATSIEALDLANPEIKAAAIPALLNIAKTDKATRARAAAITKLALTGDTEYLPLMEAGINDKSYNVIGASIGGLAKLNPQAGTAAISKLDADTKKHIQNALFQFYGADPKDEYQHHFTEALAAAASPSKAYPVIGPYIEYLFKNENPAITEKGLQDLAAAAKRLKIENVFASQLVPAYENMSAAKAQAAASATGAAKDNLQKQAAAFKKAAEVFKK; encoded by the coding sequence ATGAATAAGTATTTTCTGACAATATGTATGGCTATTGCAACGGCAACTGCCGCTGGTTTGCAGCCTTTAAAAGCACAGGTCACAGAAACCATTCCCCCCGGCGTGGATTCAGTTTACAGGGCCACGCCTACAAAGATCAATGACCTGGTGCACACCAAGCTGGATGTACGTTTTGACTATGGTAAAAGGTATTTATACGGTAAAGAATGGGTAACCTTAAAACCCCAGTTCTATCCTACCGACAGCCTGACGCTGGATGCAAAAGGCATGGACATTAAAACCGTTGCACTGGTAAACGGGAAAACCACAACGCCTTTGAAATATACCTATGACGAAGAACAGCTGCACATACGGTTAAACAAATCATACACACGTGATGAAAAATATACCCTTTATATTGAATATACCGCCAAACCCGATGAATTAAAGGTGAAGGGAAGTGCCGCCATAACCGATGCAAAAGGATTGTATTTTATCAATCCTGACGGAACGGATAAAAATAAACCCGTGCAAATATGGACACAGGGCGAAACGGAATCCAACTCAGTGTGGTTCCCCACCATTGACAAGCCCAACCAGAAAACAACAGATGAAATATCCATGACCGTTCCGGGCAAATACACCACCCTTTCCAACGGGAAGCTGATGGCGCAGAAAAACAATGGTGACGGAACGCGTACAGATACCTGGAAGATGGATCAGCCTCATTCTCCCTACCTGTTCATGATGGCCATCGGTGATTTTAAGATCTATAAAGACATGCCCTGGAAAGGAAAGGAGATCAATTATTACCTGGAACCCAAATATGCGCCTTATGCAAAACAGATATTTGGTAAAACACCCGAGATGATCCGTTTTTACAGTAAAACATTAGGGGTTGATTTTCCCTGGGTAAAATATGCACAGGTGGTTGTGCGGGATTATGTTTCCGGCGCCATGGAAAATACCACTGCCACCCTGCATGGGGAGCACATTCAAAAAACAGACAGGGAACTGCTGGATGGCAATGAAGAGGGAACCATTGCACATGAGCTTTTTCATCAGTGGTTTGGCGATTATGTAACGGCTGAAAGCTGGAGCAACCTTACGATGAACGAAAGTTTTGCCACCTTTGGAGAGATCATCTGGAATGGCCATGATAAAGGAAAAGAGGGAGAAGACCGTTCCCGTTATGAAAAATTAGCAGCTTATCTCCGGGGCACCAAAAACGGCATCAGCCCCGCGCTGGCACGTTATTATTATAATGATAAAGAAGATGTTTTTGACGCAGTTACCTATTCCAAAGGTTCCATAATCCTTTATGCATTAAAGAACCTGTTGGGCGATGATGCCTTTTATAAAGGACTGCAGAAGTATTTGCAGGACAATGCTTATCAAAACGGAGAACCGCAGCAATTACGGCTTGCCCTGGAAGCGGTAAGCGGGCGTGACCTGAGCCAGTATTTCAACCAGTGGTGGTATTATGGCGGTCACCCGGTACTGGATGTAACATACGGGTACAATAACGGCAAAGCCACAGTTCATGTAAAACAAATACAGGACAATGCTGTGCAGACCTTTATCCTTCCGGTAAAAGTGGATCTTTATACCGGTAAGAATAAAGTGTCAAAAACCCTCCTCATTAACAAAAGAGAACAGGACTTTAGTTTTGATATGAGCGCAAAACCGGACTTTATTGATTTTGATGCAGACAAGATCATTGTTGGTGAAATAAAGGAAAATAAAACCATTGACGATTATACTTTCCAGTATAAAAATGCACCTTCCTTTGCTAACCGTGTCAATGCTTTAAAATTTGCAAGTCATGATAAAAGCGACAAAGCCCAGCAATTATTACTGGCCATGTTGAAGGACGCTGATGGAGAGATCCGCGCCACCAGTATTGAAGCGCTGGATTTAGCAAATCCTGAAATTAAGGCCGCTGCCATCCCCGCCTTGCTAAACATTGCAAAAACAGATAAGGCAACCCGGGCGCGGGCTGCGGCTATTACCAAACTGGCACTAACCGGAGATACGGAATATCTGCCTTTAATGGAAGCGGGCATCAATGATAAATCATACAACGTAATTGGAGCAAGTATTGGCGGGCTGGCCAAATTAAATCCGCAGGCAGGCACAGCAGCCATCAGCAAGCTGGATGCTGACACTAAAAAGCACATACAAAATGCCCTGTTCCAGTTTTATGGGGCAGATCCTAAGGACGAATATCAGCACCATTTTACTGAAGCCCTGGCTGCAGCAGCTTCCCCTTCAAAGGCCTACCCTGTCATCGGGCCTTATATTGAGTACTTATTCAAAAATGAAAACCCCGCGATCACTGAAAAAGGATTACAAGATCTTGCTGCTGCGGCAAAACGTTTAAAAATTGAAAATGTATTTGCCAGCCAGCTGGTACCTGCGTATGAAAATATGAGCGCGGCAAAAGCACAGGCCGCTGCAAGTGCAACCGGTGCGGCTAAAGATAATTTGCAAAAGCAGGCAGCGGCCTTTAAAAAGGCAGCGGAAGTTTTTAAAAAATAG
- the yidC gene encoding membrane protein insertase YidC produces the protein MNFDRNTIIGFAILAVLFFFYFYYNNLQQGEYQKEKARQDSIANALKPKVDTATLRLDSLRADSQRHATSAGMFVNAANGTEQLVYAENQVFKVAFSNKGGQPKYIELKKFKSAVDSQQVKLAGTDFNRISYAINTASNQSAQTGDLFFSNGKVTPGPDGAQIVTFELKGGDSTSASGSVIHQFIIYPNDYKIDFNITLARPGTMLSQGTMNMVWQYDAKQQESDIDFEKQNTQIGYMENNDFDYHTISRKDHVDFEKNVEWIGVRQRFFNTFLWARDKFSGGKINWTIPPDADHDIVRTTANMQLKVPAGNAAATIPMSIYYGPSDYNILKKYDNGFSKMVNLGQGMYAFVRPLNQFVIIPVFNFMKSIVSSYGLVIALLTLVIRLLISPLTYKSYLSGAKMKALRPEIAALKEKLGGDQQAMSMEQMKLFREAGVNPLGGCIPALFQIPIFFALYSFFNSSVDLRGADFLWSHDLSAFDAPIRFGVNIPLLGNHLSLFTITAVLTSLLISLYSMNMTPDQSNPMMKYMPYIFPVFLLFIFNKLPSALTWYYTVSNIVTLALQFVIQNYIIDHEKILAKIQQNRKKPKTKSKWQERLEQMQQQQRQLQEQRNKNK, from the coding sequence ATGAATTTTGACCGTAATACGATCATAGGGTTTGCAATTTTAGCGGTGCTCTTTTTCTTTTATTTTTACTATAATAATTTACAGCAAGGCGAATATCAAAAGGAAAAAGCCAGGCAGGACTCTATTGCCAATGCCCTGAAACCTAAAGTGGATACCGCTACACTGCGGTTAGATTCATTGCGGGCAGATTCACAGCGCCATGCAACCAGCGCAGGCATGTTTGTAAATGCTGCCAATGGTACAGAGCAACTGGTATATGCAGAAAACCAGGTATTTAAAGTGGCTTTCAGCAACAAGGGCGGGCAGCCGAAATATATAGAACTAAAGAAATTCAAAAGCGCAGTAGACAGTCAACAGGTAAAACTGGCCGGAACTGATTTTAACAGGATCAGTTATGCCATAAATACGGCTTCCAACCAAAGCGCCCAAACCGGCGACCTGTTTTTCAGCAACGGAAAAGTGACCCCGGGCCCCGATGGCGCGCAGATCGTAACTTTTGAATTAAAGGGCGGTGACAGCACGTCTGCCTCGGGTTCTGTTATCCATCAGTTTATTATTTACCCGAACGATTATAAGATCGACTTTAATATTACCCTGGCCCGGCCGGGCACAATGCTTTCGCAGGGTACTATGAACATGGTTTGGCAGTATGATGCCAAGCAACAGGAATCAGATATCGACTTTGAAAAGCAAAACACCCAGATCGGCTACATGGAAAATAATGATTTTGATTACCATACTATCAGCCGCAAAGATCATGTTGATTTTGAAAAAAATGTAGAGTGGATCGGTGTGCGCCAGCGCTTTTTTAATACCTTCCTCTGGGCAAGGGACAAGTTTTCCGGTGGTAAGATCAACTGGACGATTCCCCCGGATGCAGATCATGACATCGTACGGACAACAGCCAATATGCAATTAAAAGTACCGGCAGGAAATGCTGCGGCTACGATCCCTATGAGCATTTATTATGGTCCTTCAGACTACAACATCTTAAAGAAATATGATAACGGCTTTAGCAAGATGGTGAACCTGGGCCAGGGGATGTACGCATTTGTGCGCCCGCTGAACCAGTTTGTTATTATACCGGTATTTAATTTTATGAAGAGCATTGTAAGCAGCTATGGTCTTGTAATTGCCCTGCTTACACTGGTGATCAGGTTACTGATTTCCCCGCTTACCTACAAAAGCTATTTAAGCGGTGCTAAAATGAAGGCATTGCGCCCGGAAATTGCGGCGCTGAAGGAAAAACTGGGAGGCGATCAGCAGGCCATGAGCATGGAACAGATGAAGCTGTTCCGCGAAGCTGGTGTAAACCCCCTGGGTGGTTGTATCCCGGCCCTGTTTCAGATACCGATCTTCTTTGCGCTGTACAGTTTCTTTAATTCCAGCGTGGATCTGAGAGGGGCAGATTTTCTTTGGTCGCATGATCTCTCTGCTTTTGATGCACCGATCCGGTTTGGCGTGAACATTCCTTTGCTCGGCAATCACTTAAGCCTGTTTACGATTACAGCAGTGCTGACCAGTTTGCTGATCTCTTTATACAGTATGAATATGACGCCGGATCAGAGCAACCCGATGATGAAGTACATGCCGTACATCTTCCCGGTGTTCCTGTTGTTTATATTTAACAAGCTTCCCTCTGCGCTTACCTGGTATTATACAGTATCCAATATTGTTACGCTGGCATTACAGTTTGTGATACAGAACTATATTATTGACCATGAAAAGATTCTGGCAAAAATTCAGCAGAACCGGAAGAAGCCCAAGACAAAATCCAAGTGGCAGGAACGGCTGGAACAAATGCAGCAACAGCAGCGCCAGTTACAGGAGCAACGCAATAAAAATAAATGA